From a single Lewinella sp. LCG006 genomic region:
- a CDS encoding T9SS type A sorting domain-containing protein, whose amino-acid sequence MHKIMLYFFYLFSYTLIAQPTFDHHYDIVGTAGTDRGTRITVHDETMFFQSISGNGQYPYYRLLQLDFYGNSLWHLDLIGDSSYGLNMGSDIYPLDDGSYATLYYRTYPEANWAIYWLNFDQNGIIDDFIVSDTSYTELVLSWEPVSDGFLAWIDRLGAPMVARKYSQQGETLAEWEHSEVDYYYQAGGNIVPLPDGGYLYLNDYNIPGQRETLWGRRDAQGQLLWQHQNELLTYTGHSGEKIIFTTDSLVVVSDYLNRNHPLSDHNGDYVLHCQNLDGDWLWDYPFNYRGDHGITRIIPAANGDIIGSGYWVVEDWLGEEGNVSRAAWLFRMSPQGELLWNRYYVPANNPDMDYRFYDVAELPDGRIAASGHYFDTFPNGSLDADAWIVVTDAEGCLYPEDCTRDVVVSTEDFALLPTPAKKQPYFQVRTNPVASSTPWVIDWRTTTLPQQAYFQLFDLNGQLHGTWPAEQTLSPTNLAAGLYHLVLSVEGQVVQTQRVVVQ is encoded by the coding sequence ATGATATTGTTGGAACTGCTGGAACTGATCGGGGGACTAGAATCACGGTTCACGATGAAACAATGTTTTTTCAATCGATTTCAGGAAATGGCCAATACCCGTATTATAGGCTGTTACAACTGGATTTTTATGGAAATAGCTTATGGCATTTGGATTTGATTGGAGATAGTAGTTACGGATTAAATATGGGGAGTGATATCTACCCATTAGACGATGGTAGCTACGCAACGCTTTATTATCGAACCTATCCCGAGGCTAACTGGGCTATTTATTGGCTCAACTTTGACCAGAACGGTATCATTGATGACTTTATCGTCTCCGATACTTCCTATACAGAATTGGTGCTTAGCTGGGAACCTGTCTCTGACGGATTTTTAGCCTGGATCGATAGACTTGGTGCCCCTATGGTCGCACGCAAGTATTCACAGCAGGGTGAAACCCTGGCCGAATGGGAGCACAGTGAGGTGGATTATTACTACCAGGCTGGCGGAAATATTGTTCCCCTTCCCGATGGCGGCTACCTCTATCTCAATGACTACAACATACCTGGTCAGCGCGAAACCCTCTGGGGACGGCGCGATGCACAGGGGCAGTTGCTGTGGCAACACCAGAATGAGTTATTGACTTATACTGGGCATTCCGGCGAAAAGATCATTTTTACTACTGATAGTCTGGTGGTCGTATCTGATTATCTCAATCGGAATCATCCCTTGTCTGATCACAATGGCGACTACGTACTGCATTGTCAAAATCTGGATGGGGATTGGCTTTGGGACTATCCCTTCAATTATAGAGGAGACCACGGCATCACCCGTATTATTCCAGCGGCTAACGGCGACATTATCGGTTCAGGCTACTGGGTGGTGGAGGATTGGCTGGGCGAAGAAGGTAATGTAAGCCGTGCTGCCTGGCTGTTTCGTATGAGCCCGCAGGGCGAGTTGCTCTGGAACCGTTACTACGTACCTGCCAATAATCCTGATATGGATTACCGCTTCTACGATGTGGCGGAATTACCCGACGGGCGCATTGCCGCCAGCGGCCACTATTTTGATACCTTTCCCAATGGATCGCTTGATGCCGATGCCTGGATCGTGGTCACTGATGCCGAGGGTTGCCTCTACCCCGAGGACTGTACCAGGGATGTGGTCGTCAGTACCGAAGATTTCGCCTTGCTTCCTACACCAGCGAAAAAGCAGCCGTATTTTCAAGTGCGTACCAACCCTGTAGCCAGCAGCACTCCGTGGGTCATCGATTGGCGAACAACTACGCTACCTCAGCAAGCTTATTTTCAACTGTTTGACCTTAATGGCCAACTCCATGGCACCTGGCCTGCCGAGCAAACACTTTCGCCAACAAATTTAGCCGCTGGACTTTATCATTTGGTACTCTCTGTGGAGGGGCAGGTGGTGCAGACGCAGCGGGTAGTGGTGCAGTAA
- a CDS encoding PLP-dependent aspartate aminotransferase family protein: protein MSKEKGFSTKAIRGQMDATHYREHSTPLFLTSSFTFPSAEQMRDTFAGEEEGIIYSRYNNPSVDEFIHKMCLLEGAAAGFATASGMSAVFSALMALVRSGDHILATRAVFGSTHQILTSLMPRWGVSHSYVEPDQPQSWDAAVQENTRILLLETPSNPGLALVDLEAAGKFAEKHQLLLMVDNCFATPYLQRPIDFGAHLVMHSATKWIDGQGRSLGGVILGNQSLMDEIIFFCRHTGPALSPFNAWLMSKSLETLTVRMDAHCRQALALAEWLQQQPGVAAVSYPFLPSHPQHELAKKQMRLGGGIVTCTLAGGMDAALALVNKLEVCSRSSNLGDTRTIVTHPTSTTHSKLTEAERLAVGITPGLLRISVGLENMEDIIGDFAQALE from the coding sequence ATGTCTAAAGAAAAAGGATTTTCTACCAAGGCCATCCGCGGCCAAATGGATGCTACCCACTACCGGGAGCACAGTACCCCTTTGTTCCTTACTTCCAGCTTCACCTTCCCTAGTGCCGAGCAGATGCGCGACACCTTCGCTGGCGAAGAAGAAGGTATCATCTATTCTCGCTATAACAACCCCAGTGTCGACGAATTCATCCACAAGATGTGTTTACTGGAAGGTGCAGCAGCTGGTTTTGCTACGGCATCAGGCATGTCGGCCGTTTTTAGTGCCCTGATGGCCTTGGTACGTTCCGGCGACCATATCCTCGCTACGCGGGCCGTTTTTGGTTCTACGCACCAAATTCTGACCAGCTTGATGCCACGCTGGGGCGTAAGCCACTCCTATGTCGAGCCCGACCAGCCCCAGAGCTGGGATGCGGCCGTACAGGAAAACACCCGCATTCTTCTACTTGAGACGCCTTCCAATCCTGGGCTGGCCTTGGTAGACCTGGAAGCTGCTGGCAAGTTTGCGGAGAAGCATCAGCTCCTCCTCATGGTCGATAATTGTTTTGCGACGCCTTACCTGCAAAGACCCATAGACTTTGGTGCTCATCTTGTGATGCACTCCGCTACAAAATGGATTGATGGGCAGGGACGCTCGCTCGGTGGTGTCATCTTGGGAAACCAGTCACTGATGGACGAGATCATCTTTTTCTGCCGCCACACAGGGCCAGCGCTTTCTCCTTTCAATGCCTGGTTGATGTCCAAAAGCCTGGAAACACTTACGGTTCGGATGGACGCCCACTGTCGGCAAGCCCTCGCCCTGGCAGAATGGTTACAGCAGCAGCCCGGCGTAGCAGCAGTGAGCTACCCCTTCCTACCCTCTCACCCCCAGCATGAGCTCGCCAAAAAACAAATGCGGCTCGGTGGCGGAATTGTTACTTGCACCCTCGCCGGAGGGATGGACGCCGCTTTGGCACTCGTCAATAAGTTGGAAGTATGTAGCCGCTCTTCTAATTTAGGTGACACCCGCACTATTGTCACGCACCCTACCTCCACCACGCACTCTAAACTTACAGAAGCGGAAAGGCTAGCTGTGGGAATCACACCAGGACTGTTACGCATCAGCGTGGGGCTGGAAAATATGGAGGATATTATTGGGGATTTTGCACAGGCTTTGGAGTAG
- a CDS encoding T9SS type A sorting domain-containing protein — MKNVKCFFVFLCLLFFGVGMAQVPKVAFVGATRSGSSSEDGFTFVLGEDLAAGTTIFFTDEEYRSACDEFDSDNVCDSSNPGEPYIIYSVVAGGLTEGTVVLITETGTNVFTATTQGGASAGTATTPLSNTYSLAASDVLHAFDASDANDAFNTITEIYASIKFASGVFDGNNNGDNPIGNHPNAIVYSMEADNGEFTAALRDDTPVTREDLLNTSNWMTSGSAISLSLSPFTLGVDLTILPVEFTSFTAQIERESVLLQWQTAKEENNDYFQIEHSTDGRDFSILGRMEGSGTTNDFSNYSFLHEKPASGINYYRLRQIDYDGAFEYSQIASVRFDKNTSSVILSPNPFTTQVTLSLSAMDDNDGIDSPASLWVKNVHGQVVHQEIITNLQNHSLNLSTLAAGTYYLQIQQHGRSLATQRLVKI, encoded by the coding sequence ATGAAAAATGTAAAGTGTTTTTTCGTGTTTTTATGCTTGTTGTTTTTTGGCGTGGGGATGGCGCAAGTACCTAAGGTAGCCTTTGTTGGTGCTACACGTTCTGGTTCCAGTTCGGAGGATGGTTTTACTTTTGTATTAGGAGAAGATTTGGCAGCGGGGACAACCATTTTTTTCACAGATGAGGAATATCGATCTGCTTGTGATGAGTTTGATAGCGATAATGTTTGTGATAGTTCCAACCCAGGAGAACCTTATATTATTTACTCTGTTGTAGCTGGAGGATTGACGGAGGGCACTGTAGTTTTAATTACAGAAACTGGCACCAATGTCTTCACTGCTACTACCCAGGGAGGAGCAAGTGCAGGAACTGCCACTACCCCTTTATCTAATACTTATTCGCTTGCTGCTTCAGATGTGCTTCATGCCTTTGATGCCAGCGATGCCAATGATGCTTTTAACACCATTACAGAAATATATGCCTCCATCAAATTCGCTAGTGGTGTATTTGATGGTAATAACAATGGTGACAACCCTATTGGTAACCATCCCAATGCTATCGTTTACAGTATGGAAGCAGATAATGGAGAATTTACCGCTGCTTTGAGAGATGATACTCCCGTAACCAGAGAGGATTTATTAAATACCTCTAATTGGATGACATCCGGTAGTGCAATAAGTCTGTCTCTTAGTCCTTTTACTTTGGGGGTTGACTTGACAATACTCCCCGTTGAATTCACTTCCTTCACCGCTCAAATCGAACGTGAGAGCGTCCTACTCCAATGGCAAACCGCCAAAGAAGAAAACAACGATTACTTCCAAATAGAACACAGTACCGATGGCCGCGACTTCTCTATACTGGGACGAATGGAAGGTAGTGGCACGACCAATGATTTTTCAAATTATTCTTTCCTCCACGAAAAACCTGCAAGTGGCATCAACTATTACCGCCTCCGGCAGATAGACTACGATGGGGCATTTGAATACAGTCAGATCGCTTCCGTTCGATTCGATAAAAATACCTCCTCCGTCATCCTGAGTCCCAATCCTTTTACCACGCAAGTGACCCTCAGCTTATCAGCTATGGATGATAATGATGGGATAGATTCCCCCGCTTCCCTGTGGGTAAAAAACGTCCACGGGCAAGTCGTCCATCAAGAAATAATCACTAACCTTCAAAACCATTCTTTGAATTTATCAACACTGGCTGCTGGTACCTACTACTTGCAAATTCAGCAGCATGGACGATCACTGGCCACCCAGCGATTAGTAAAAATATAA
- a CDS encoding phage tail protein → MAQEGFIGEIRMFAGNFAPRSWALCEGQLLPIAQNTALFSILGTIYGGDGRTTFALPDLRGRLPISSGTGPGLPTYREGQKGGQPTHTLTQAEMPNHTHTPTAAITGTFGVATNTETSNSGEGSGNVLGEAAANIYNNQPADPAELLGGVVNTLGVNLQLQNTGGSQSHENQMPYLAVNYIIALYGVFPSRN, encoded by the coding sequence ATGGCACAAGAAGGCTTTATAGGAGAAATCCGCATGTTTGCCGGTAATTTTGCTCCTCGTAGCTGGGCACTCTGTGAAGGACAACTATTACCCATCGCACAGAACACTGCCCTTTTTTCCATTTTAGGCACCATCTATGGTGGTGACGGACGTACCACTTTTGCCCTTCCTGATCTTAGAGGCAGGCTTCCTATTTCTTCGGGTACTGGGCCAGGTCTACCTACCTACCGAGAAGGCCAAAAGGGTGGTCAACCGACGCACACCCTTACACAAGCGGAAATGCCCAACCATACACACACACCTACTGCGGCAATAACTGGCACTTTCGGCGTTGCGACCAACACGGAAACGAGTAATTCTGGGGAAGGTTCTGGTAATGTTTTAGGTGAAGCAGCCGCTAACATCTACAACAACCAGCCTGCTGACCCTGCCGAATTGCTAGGTGGAGTGGTTAATACCCTGGGCGTCAACCTACAGTTGCAAAACACTGGAGGTAGTCAATCTCACGAAAACCAGATGCCCTACCTGGCTGTCAATTACATTATTGCCCTGTATGGCGTATTTCCTTCCAGAAATTAA
- a CDS encoding phage tail protein — MQPMIGEIRLFAGNFAPRFWAFCEGQLLAISQNQALFSILGTTYGGDGRTTFALPDLRGRAPIGPGTGPGLPNYRLGQRGGTPTVTLNTNEIPSHTHGAVAALSGSIGIATNTETSNSGEGSGNVLGEAAANIYNNQPADPAELLGGVQNNLGVNVQIGATGGNLDHNNMQPYLAVYYIIALQGIFPSRS; from the coding sequence ATGCAACCGATGATTGGTGAAATCCGCTTGTTTGCGGGTAATTTCGCACCCCGTTTTTGGGCTTTTTGTGAAGGCCAGCTACTTGCTATTTCTCAAAACCAAGCTTTATTCTCTATCCTGGGCACTACTTACGGTGGTGACGGACGGACGACGTTTGCCTTACCTGACCTGCGTGGCCGTGCACCTATCGGCCCTGGTACAGGTCCTGGTCTTCCCAATTATCGCCTCGGACAAAGAGGTGGTACGCCGACCGTAACCCTGAATACAAACGAAATTCCATCTCACACCCATGGTGCTGTAGCTGCACTGTCGGGCAGTATTGGTATTGCTACCAACACCGAAACGAGTAACTCGGGAGAAGGCTCTGGCAATGTACTTGGTGAAGCAGCAGCTAACATCTACAACAACCAGCCTGCTGACCCTGCTGAATTATTGGGAGGTGTACAAAACAATTTGGGGGTCAATGTACAAATTGGTGCTACGGGTGGTAACCTAGATCACAACAATATGCAACCCTATCTTGCCGTCTACTATATTATTGCCCTGCAAGGCATCTTCCCGTCAAGAAGCTAA
- a CDS encoding ATP-binding protein, protein MKTLEKTPDLAQQLTQIETLNGLPTSDLQWLVEKSEYVSFDEGEEMFTPGMEAEYMFLILTGAYKIQMPQGGEFRDLGIEDAPTISGLLPFSRMKEIKAHGTVVAHLTGLRLHKDHFVEMVNFSYALVQRLVGAMSNRIRDFTQNRLQSEKLMSLGKLSAGLAHELNNPASAIVRSVEELYARLHNSPEDFKEVITMKITSEETDQINEIIFPKINQLGDFEDLSLMEQESRKDDLIDWLEDHHVQQAEDLADTFVEFSVTEEDLEQIADILDTQALGPVLRWAQRVFSTEKIVAEIKEAANRIAELVSSVKSYTHMDQSSSMEARNIHEGLKSTLMMLKHKLKQKQITLEKELNLDLPPVEIFPGEINQVWTNIIDNALDAMPAKGRLHLKTYQRYNNVIVEITDNGHGIPEEVINHIFDPFFTTKGVGEGTGLGLEVSHRIIEKHRGTIDVSSQPGKTTFSVCLPIKH, encoded by the coding sequence ATGAAAACGCTAGAAAAAACACCTGATTTAGCCCAGCAACTTACGCAAATAGAAACGCTGAATGGCCTTCCAACTTCCGACCTCCAATGGCTGGTAGAAAAAAGTGAGTACGTGAGTTTCGATGAAGGGGAGGAGATGTTTACTCCTGGAATGGAGGCGGAGTACATGTTTTTGATCCTCACCGGAGCTTACAAAATCCAGATGCCTCAAGGAGGTGAGTTTAGGGATTTGGGTATTGAAGATGCTCCTACCATCTCGGGTTTACTACCTTTTTCCAGGATGAAAGAAATAAAAGCTCACGGCACGGTGGTGGCTCATCTGACGGGGCTGCGTTTGCACAAAGACCATTTTGTGGAGATGGTGAATTTTAGCTATGCCCTGGTGCAACGGCTGGTGGGTGCAATGTCCAACCGAATCCGAGATTTCACCCAGAATCGATTACAGTCGGAGAAGCTGATGAGCCTGGGAAAGTTGTCGGCAGGCTTGGCCCATGAGTTGAATAACCCTGCGTCGGCTATTGTTCGAAGTGTAGAAGAGCTGTATGCTCGTTTACATAATTCCCCGGAAGACTTTAAGGAGGTCATCACGATGAAGATTACCTCGGAAGAAACCGATCAGATCAATGAAATTATTTTTCCCAAAATTAACCAGTTGGGAGACTTTGAAGACCTTTCGCTCATGGAGCAAGAAAGCCGGAAGGATGACTTGATCGATTGGCTGGAAGATCACCACGTACAGCAAGCGGAAGACCTGGCGGATACCTTTGTGGAATTTTCTGTTACGGAAGAAGATTTGGAGCAAATTGCGGATATATTAGATACTCAGGCACTTGGCCCGGTATTGCGTTGGGCACAACGCGTATTTAGTACCGAGAAAATCGTTGCGGAAATAAAAGAAGCTGCTAATCGTATCGCCGAATTGGTGAGTTCCGTGAAATCTTACACCCACATGGACCAGTCTTCCAGCATGGAAGCCCGCAATATTCACGAGGGACTCAAGAGCACGCTGATGATGCTCAAGCATAAGCTGAAACAAAAACAAATAACGCTGGAAAAAGAGCTGAACCTGGATCTTCCACCCGTAGAGATATTTCCTGGCGAAATTAACCAGGTCTGGACGAATATCATTGATAACGCCCTTGATGCAATGCCTGCCAAAGGCCGTTTGCACTTGAAAACTTATCAACGGTACAATAACGTGATTGTCGAAATTACCGACAACGGCCACGGTATTCCTGAAGAAGTAATTAACCATATTTTCGACCCGTTTTTTACCACCAAAGGCGTAGGAGAAGGCACTGGATTAGGGCTGGAAGTTTCGCACCGGATCATTGAAAAACACCGGGGAACGATCGATGTTAGTTCGCAACCTGGCAAGACAACCTTTTCAGTCTGTTTGCCTATTAAACATTAA
- a CDS encoding FAD-dependent oxidoreductase, with protein sequence MADNKQPIIISVDDDPQVLRSIKRDLRNRYRQDYRIISTDSAKQALEALDELKSKEEEVALFLSDQRMPEMLGVDFLEKAKAIYPKAKRVLLTAYSDTNAAIKAINDVQLDYYLVKPWNPPEERLYPVLDDLLEDWQSDYTPAFRGIKVVGYQYAPQSHAIKDFLSGQLLPYRWLDVDVDIKASEILLTHQLSGKDLPVVVLEEGQVLTNPTVEALAQALGMQVVADSELYDVAIIGAGPAGLAAAVYGGSEGLKTLLIERRAPGGQAGTSSRIENYLGFPSGLSGADLARRAITQATRFGVEFLSPQTVKDIRIEGNYKHLEMGDGKTIIAKSVVLATGVEYRHLSAEGVERFSGAGVYYGAAMTEAASCRNKEVYIVGGGNSAGQGAVYLSKYAKKVNILIRRPDLSSSMSHYLIEQINQIENIEVIGHTEVVKACGGEHLESLFLRNRQDERTQEVHADALFVFIGAKPATDWLPDNLLSDNKKFLLTGRDLRTRSDYNSFWKLEREPLLLETCQAGIFAAGDVRSGAMNRVASAVGEGAMAIKFVHEYLAEI encoded by the coding sequence ATGGCAGATAATAAACAACCCATTATCATTTCTGTAGATGATGACCCCCAGGTTTTGCGCTCGATAAAGCGTGATCTAAGGAATCGTTACCGGCAGGATTACCGCATCATCAGCACCGATTCGGCTAAACAAGCACTGGAAGCGCTTGATGAGTTGAAAAGCAAAGAAGAGGAGGTAGCCCTTTTCTTATCGGATCAGAGGATGCCCGAAATGTTAGGGGTAGATTTTTTGGAGAAAGCGAAAGCGATTTATCCAAAAGCTAAGCGGGTGCTACTGACCGCCTATTCGGATACGAATGCCGCCATCAAGGCCATCAATGATGTGCAACTGGATTATTATCTGGTTAAACCCTGGAACCCTCCAGAAGAGCGCTTGTACCCAGTATTGGATGATTTACTGGAAGACTGGCAAAGTGATTACACACCAGCCTTTAGAGGAATCAAAGTGGTAGGCTATCAGTATGCGCCACAGTCGCACGCTATCAAGGATTTTCTATCTGGGCAACTATTACCCTACCGCTGGTTGGATGTAGATGTTGATATCAAGGCGTCGGAAATTTTACTGACCCATCAGTTGAGTGGAAAAGACCTGCCAGTAGTTGTACTGGAAGAAGGGCAGGTACTTACCAATCCTACCGTTGAAGCCTTGGCCCAAGCACTGGGGATGCAAGTGGTAGCTGATTCGGAGTTGTATGATGTGGCGATTATCGGAGCAGGACCTGCCGGGCTGGCCGCTGCCGTTTATGGTGGTTCTGAAGGTTTAAAGACACTACTTATTGAGCGTCGTGCGCCCGGTGGACAGGCGGGTACGAGCTCGCGAATCGAGAATTATCTCGGCTTTCCCAGTGGACTAAGTGGCGCCGACCTTGCACGACGTGCCATTACCCAGGCTACCCGGTTTGGGGTAGAGTTTCTTTCCCCACAGACGGTCAAAGACATTAGGATTGAAGGTAATTACAAGCACTTGGAGATGGGCGATGGCAAAACCATCATTGCCAAAAGTGTTGTGTTAGCTACCGGCGTAGAATATCGCCACTTGTCTGCCGAAGGCGTTGAGCGCTTTAGCGGGGCAGGTGTATATTACGGAGCTGCCATGACGGAAGCCGCCAGTTGTCGAAATAAGGAGGTCTACATCGTTGGAGGTGGTAACTCTGCTGGACAGGGGGCGGTCTATCTATCGAAGTATGCGAAAAAGGTGAATATCCTTATCCGCCGACCAGATTTGTCTTCCTCGATGTCTCATTACCTTATTGAACAAATCAATCAGATTGAGAACATTGAGGTGATTGGGCATACGGAAGTGGTCAAAGCTTGTGGTGGTGAACACTTGGAGTCGCTGTTTTTGCGTAATCGCCAAGACGAGCGTACCCAGGAAGTACATGCTGATGCGCTGTTTGTTTTTATAGGAGCTAAACCGGCCACCGATTGGCTGCCTGACAACCTACTTTCTGACAACAAGAAATTTTTACTGACAGGAAGGGATTTGCGAACCAGATCTGACTACAATAGCTTTTGGAAGTTGGAGCGCGAACCTTTGTTGCTAGAAACCTGCCAGGCGGGTATTTTTGCGGCGGGTGACGTAAGGTCGGGGGCCATGAACCGAGTAGCTTCGGCGGTAGGTGAAGGAGCTATGGCCATCAAGTTTGTCCACGAATACCTGGCAGAAATTTAA
- a CDS encoding bestrophin family protein → MILYKTNQNWLGDVSHLFKSWTMTRIVRAVVVMGVYALVVCVVIEKMGWMEYVQLNTSIFSLLGVILSIFLVFRTNSAYDRWWEARKQWGALVNNTRNFAIYVDSMYPEKDEDTRHWMASHISNFCLALVEHLREGTQLDKLIYLSKEELEEYEKKNHVPNYIAQQIFKRIAADHRNGVINEGDYINIKPQHQSLLDILGACERIKKTPIPFSYAVYLKIFISAYALLLPFALVTSFHMAAVPLAMFLFFALLGVELLGEEIEDPFGLDCNDLPTGDIAHTIKRNVFEILENRTPASSHERELYEKVF, encoded by the coding sequence ATGATCTTATACAAAACGAATCAAAACTGGTTGGGAGATGTCAGCCACCTCTTTAAAAGCTGGACCATGACCCGCATTGTACGCGCAGTGGTCGTAATGGGGGTTTACGCTTTGGTCGTGTGTGTGGTGATTGAAAAAATGGGGTGGATGGAGTACGTTCAGCTCAACACCAGCATCTTCTCCTTGCTGGGGGTGATTTTGAGCATTTTCCTGGTTTTTCGTACCAATTCAGCTTATGATCGTTGGTGGGAAGCACGTAAGCAGTGGGGTGCTTTGGTGAACAACACCCGCAATTTTGCGATCTACGTAGACAGCATGTATCCCGAAAAAGATGAGGATACACGCCATTGGATGGCAAGCCATATCAGCAATTTTTGCCTGGCTTTGGTGGAGCATCTGAGGGAAGGAACTCAATTGGATAAACTGATTTATTTGTCCAAAGAAGAACTTGAGGAATACGAAAAGAAAAACCATGTGCCCAACTATATTGCTCAGCAAATTTTTAAAAGAATAGCTGCTGACCATCGTAACGGAGTGATCAATGAAGGCGATTACATCAATATCAAACCCCAGCACCAATCCTTGCTGGATATTTTGGGCGCTTGTGAGCGTATTAAGAAAACGCCCATACCTTTTTCTTACGCTGTTTATTTGAAAATTTTCATCAGTGCTTACGCACTCTTGTTGCCTTTTGCGTTGGTGACTAGCTTTCACATGGCAGCAGTACCATTGGCGATGTTCTTGTTTTTTGCGCTATTGGGCGTGGAGCTGCTAGGGGAGGAAATTGAAGACCCTTTTGGTTTGGATTGCAATGACTTGCCTACGGGTGACATCGCCCATACCATCAAGAGAAATGTCTTTGAGATCTTAGAAAATCGTACGCCGGCAAGCTCGCACGAGCGGGAACTGTATGAGAAAGTTTTTTAG
- a CDS encoding GNAT family N-acetyltransferase gives MIQTARLSLRELTPDDAPFMLELLNSPDWLTYIGDRKVHDLVDARKYLEERNIPSYEINGFGFYAVVRSEDQTIIGTCGLAQRDFLDHPDIGFAFLPQYFGRGYALEAAEGVMKFAKEDLGLTRIMAFTLPSNAPSIRLLEKIGLRNIGTINIPDDPEELLLFENS, from the coding sequence ATGATTCAAACAGCCCGACTTAGCCTGCGCGAGCTCACGCCCGATGATGCACCATTTATGTTGGAGCTCCTCAATTCGCCCGACTGGCTCACCTACATTGGTGATCGCAAGGTGCACGACCTGGTCGATGCCAGGAAGTACCTCGAAGAGCGAAATATCCCCAGCTACGAAATAAACGGCTTTGGCTTTTATGCAGTCGTACGCTCAGAAGATCAAACCATCATTGGCACTTGCGGATTGGCCCAACGCGACTTTCTGGATCATCCGGATATTGGCTTTGCGTTCCTCCCTCAATACTTCGGCCGGGGTTACGCCCTGGAAGCTGCCGAGGGCGTCATGAAGTTTGCGAAAGAGGACCTGGGACTCACCCGCATAATGGCCTTCACCTTGCCCAGCAATGCGCCTTCCATTCGATTATTGGAGAAGATCGGCCTCCGCAATATCGGCACCATCAACATTCCTGACGATCCAGAGGAGCTCTTGCTCTTTGAGAATTCCTGA
- a CDS encoding BrxA/BrxB family bacilliredoxin: MYPVELTIPMAQDLTNFGFKSLATAEDVDNALGKSSGTTLLVVNSVCGCAAANARPGAKMAAQNDKAPDNMVTVFAGVDNAATAKAREYLLPYPPSSPAIALFKDGQLVHFLERHHIEGRSAEIIAQNLKMAFDRYC; encoded by the coding sequence ATGTATCCAGTAGAATTAACCATCCCGATGGCGCAAGACTTGACCAATTTCGGTTTCAAGAGCCTGGCAACAGCGGAAGATGTTGATAATGCCCTCGGCAAAAGTTCCGGTACCACCTTACTCGTTGTCAACTCCGTATGTGGTTGTGCAGCTGCCAACGCTCGGCCAGGTGCGAAAATGGCTGCACAAAACGACAAGGCTCCCGACAATATGGTTACCGTGTTCGCCGGTGTAGACAACGCTGCTACGGCCAAAGCACGTGAATATTTACTGCCTTACCCTCCTTCTTCACCAGCAATCGCTTTGTTCAAGGATGGCCAATTGGTACATTTTCTCGAAAGACACCACATCGAAGGCCGTTCTGCTGAGATCATCGCCCAGAATCTCAAGATGGCTTTTGATCGCTACTGCTAG